A section of the Thauera chlorobenzoica genome encodes:
- a CDS encoding LTA synthase family protein, whose protein sequence is MNRPTPHAAAPISLRAHFGFLLGSAALLLSMFFLLRLALLVHNRELIDGIAPAILAEAFFNGLRFDLRLVSFICLPLVLSLASTRAMAARGAHRLWLTACASLALLLGVIELDFYREFHQRLNKLFFQYFKEDPGTVLSMVWHGFPVARYMLAWLAASALLAWLFHRLDRSTHPAPAHAIKAAGHPGWRWLALLLCVVVSVAAARGTLRQGPPLRWGDAFTTDSMFANHLGLNGALTLYDAAKHARSDQRKLAWQDAMADGEAAHVIREQLLTANDTLVDAGQAAVRRTYVPPAATALPVRNVVVILLESFAGRYVGALGDNSRITPQFDRLAREGLLFTRMFSNGTHTHQGMFATMACFPNLPGFEYLMQTPEGAQKFSGLPQLLGARGFDDLYVYNGDFAWDNQAGFFSNQGMTTFIGRRDFVNPVFSDPTWGVSDQDMFDRAIAELRARGDKPFYALLQSLSNHSPYALPDPLPVEPVTGHGAYDQHLTAMRYSDWALGRFFEQARQLPSFKDTLFVIVGDHGFGGVEQLTDIDLLRFHVPLLLIAPGIQEKFGATRDVVGTQVDVVPTIMGRLGGATTHQCWGRDLLALPAGDPGFGVIKPSGSSQNVAILEGDTALVLSENRRGRLYRYRVGATAAADAFEDAAREQTMAHRLEAFLHAATRSLLENTAGVTTTHTTAAANAPRRPAAGDQ, encoded by the coding sequence ATGAACCGCCCCACCCCGCACGCGGCAGCGCCGATCAGCCTGCGCGCCCACTTCGGCTTCCTCCTCGGCAGTGCCGCCCTGCTGCTGTCGATGTTCTTCCTGCTGCGCCTGGCGCTGCTGGTGCACAACCGGGAACTGATCGACGGCATCGCGCCTGCCATCCTGGCCGAAGCCTTTTTCAATGGCCTGCGCTTCGATCTGCGGCTGGTGTCGTTCATCTGCCTGCCCCTGGTGCTGTCGCTCGCGAGCACGCGCGCGATGGCCGCACGCGGCGCCCACCGGTTGTGGCTGACCGCCTGCGCCAGCCTCGCCCTGCTGCTCGGCGTCATCGAGCTCGACTTCTACCGCGAATTCCACCAGCGCCTGAACAAGTTGTTCTTCCAATATTTCAAGGAAGATCCAGGTACCGTCCTGAGCATGGTCTGGCATGGCTTCCCGGTAGCCCGCTACATGCTCGCCTGGCTGGCGGCAAGCGCCCTGCTGGCCTGGCTGTTCCACCGCCTCGACCGCTCCACGCACCCCGCTCCCGCGCACGCGATAAAGGCCGCGGGACACCCGGGCTGGCGCTGGCTGGCACTGCTGCTGTGCGTAGTGGTATCGGTGGCAGCCGCACGCGGCACACTTCGCCAGGGGCCGCCGCTACGCTGGGGCGATGCGTTCACGACCGACTCGATGTTCGCCAACCATCTCGGTCTCAATGGGGCCCTGACGCTGTACGACGCCGCCAAGCACGCGCGGTCGGACCAGCGCAAGCTCGCCTGGCAGGACGCAATGGCCGACGGCGAAGCGGCCCACGTCATCCGCGAACAGCTGCTGACAGCGAACGACACGCTGGTCGACGCCGGGCAGGCCGCCGTGCGCCGCACTTACGTGCCACCCGCGGCCACTGCCCTGCCGGTGCGCAACGTCGTCGTGATCCTGCTGGAGAGCTTCGCGGGACGTTACGTCGGCGCCCTCGGCGACAACAGCCGCATCACGCCGCAGTTCGACCGCCTGGCACGCGAAGGCCTGCTGTTTACCCGGATGTTCTCGAACGGCACGCACACTCACCAAGGCATGTTCGCCACCATGGCCTGCTTTCCCAACCTGCCCGGCTTCGAGTACCTGATGCAGACGCCCGAGGGCGCGCAGAAATTTTCCGGCCTGCCGCAGCTGCTCGGCGCCCGCGGCTTCGACGACCTCTACGTCTACAACGGCGATTTCGCCTGGGACAACCAGGCCGGCTTCTTCAGCAACCAGGGCATGACGACCTTCATCGGCCGCAGGGACTTCGTGAACCCGGTGTTCTCGGACCCGACCTGGGGCGTTTCCGACCAGGACATGTTCGACCGCGCCATCGCCGAACTGCGCGCGCGCGGCGACAAGCCCTTCTACGCCTTGCTGCAGTCGCTATCCAACCACAGCCCCTATGCGCTGCCCGATCCGCTGCCGGTCGAACCGGTGACGGGCCACGGTGCCTACGACCAGCACCTGACCGCGATGCGCTATTCGGACTGGGCGCTGGGCCGCTTTTTCGAGCAGGCGCGGCAACTGCCCTCGTTCAAGGACACGCTGTTCGTGATCGTCGGCGACCATGGCTTCGGCGGCGTGGAACAGCTCACCGACATCGACCTGCTGCGCTTCCACGTGCCGCTGCTGCTGATCGCCCCCGGCATCCAGGAGAAGTTCGGCGCCACGCGCGACGTCGTCGGCACCCAGGTCGACGTCGTGCCGACGATCATGGGCCGGCTCGGCGGCGCGACCACCCACCAATGCTGGGGCCGCGACCTGCTCGCACTGCCTGCGGGCGACCCCGGCTTCGGCGTCATCAAGCCCTCCGGCAGCAGCCAGAACGTCGCCATCCTCGAAGGCGACACCGCTCTGGTGCTGTCCGAAAACCGCCGGGGCAGGCTTTATCGCTACCGCGTCGGCGCGACTGCCGCAGCGGACGCGTTCGAGGATGCCGCACGGGAGCAAACGATGGCGCACCGGCTGGAAGCCTTCCTCCACGCGGCAACCCGCAGCCTGCTCGAAAACACGGCCGGAGTAACCACGACGCACACGACGGCCGCGGCCAACGCACCTCGCCGGCCAGCTGCTGGCGACCAATGA
- a CDS encoding phosphatase PAP2 family protein produces the protein MSAPGFDSARRWLLSQYALLALSALLLFWAFEGTDLDRRLARTFFDPELGVFPLRRAWFLEAVMHRAAKQATYVLVAASLWLCWQGWKGRLSWLPPRNALLAAIGMVAIPAATATIKLMTARYCPWDIIDFGGYAPYLRLFEAAPQGIKAGQCFPAGHASTGFLWIVWAVALRPTGRHAVRRALLAALLAGGTLGTARMLQGAHFLSHTLWTLWLAWMLSTTLAIVVRADIRLNTPPTTAYP, from the coding sequence ATGTCCGCGCCAGGATTCGATTCAGCACGCAGATGGCTGCTGTCGCAGTACGCGCTCCTCGCGTTGAGCGCACTGCTGCTGTTCTGGGCATTCGAAGGCACCGACCTCGACCGCCGGCTTGCGCGGACCTTCTTCGACCCCGAGCTCGGCGTCTTCCCGTTGCGGCGGGCATGGTTTCTCGAGGCCGTGATGCACAGGGCAGCCAAGCAGGCCACCTACGTCCTGGTGGCGGCAAGCCTCTGGCTGTGCTGGCAGGGCTGGAAGGGCCGGCTGAGCTGGCTGCCGCCGCGCAATGCCCTGCTCGCGGCGATTGGCATGGTGGCGATTCCGGCCGCGACCGCGACCATCAAGCTGATGACGGCGCGTTACTGCCCGTGGGACATCATCGATTTCGGCGGCTATGCGCCCTATCTCCGCCTGTTCGAGGCCGCCCCCCAGGGCATCAAGGCCGGTCAGTGCTTCCCGGCTGGCCATGCATCCACGGGTTTCCTGTGGATCGTATGGGCCGTGGCGCTCAGACCTACCGGACGGCATGCAGTACGCCGTGCGCTCCTGGCCGCGCTGCTCGCGGGAGGGACCCTTGGCACGGCACGCATGCTGCAGGGGGCGCACTTCCTGTCTCACACGCTGTGGACGCTGTGGCTGGCGTGGATGCTGAGCACCACCCTCGCCATCGTTGTCCGCGCCGACATCCGTCTTAACACGCCCCCGACTACGGCCTACCCATGA
- a CDS encoding phosphoethanolamine transferase has protein sequence MPERHQPLVSSLTAPSGTPTGAKTRAYGVSAFSSVWTAATRWRPEVSIEGLLLGISLYFSLACNRPFWHALLASHGSGGEAPAYALAVGVALTALNFLLLAPLLNRWTAKPLLGALIFVAAVTHYYADHFGVYFDPSMLRNALRTDVAEARELLTAGFFLQVAALALPALFILQRARLRQRPLRRALAIRSASVVLALSVTAGALGSVFKDFSGEMRNHKELRYLITPAAPLWSLARVLTRDAHAASVPRRPVGADARLGASWAAAKKPVLFVIVVGETARAANWGLNRGAGQSPAHDTTPELAERQVVNFPDVTSCGTNTEVSVPCMFSVQGRRHYDEDAIHSSESLLDTLRHAGLRVVWIDNQSGCKGVCAGVESMRPEPASLPELCQGERCLDAALLESSRSLLRDADGNLVLVLHQLGNHGPAYFRRYPDAFRRFMPTCDDEDLSQCSREQIANSYDNALLYTDHVLARTIDLLQELTPRYDTALLYVSDHGESLGEKGLYLHGLPYSIAPAEQTRVPMVMWLSSGFAARNRVAPVCLRAQATRPTSHDNLFHTVLGLLDVNTSVHDQTLDLTAPCRS, from the coding sequence ATGCCCGAACGGCATCAGCCCCTCGTTTCCTCCCTCACCGCACCCAGCGGCACTCCGACCGGCGCGAAGACTCGCGCGTACGGTGTTTCCGCATTCTCATCCGTCTGGACGGCCGCAACGCGCTGGCGTCCCGAAGTCTCCATCGAAGGCCTGCTGCTCGGCATCAGCCTGTACTTCTCGCTCGCCTGCAACAGGCCTTTCTGGCACGCCTTGCTGGCGAGCCACGGCAGCGGCGGCGAAGCCCCTGCCTACGCACTCGCGGTCGGGGTGGCCCTGACGGCGCTGAACTTCCTGCTCCTCGCGCCCCTGCTCAACCGCTGGACGGCGAAGCCGCTGCTGGGCGCACTGATCTTCGTGGCCGCCGTCACGCACTACTACGCCGACCACTTCGGGGTGTATTTCGACCCGAGCATGCTGCGCAACGCGCTGCGCACCGATGTCGCCGAAGCGCGCGAACTGCTCACAGCCGGTTTCTTCCTGCAGGTCGCCGCGCTGGCCCTGCCAGCGCTCTTCATCCTGCAGCGCGCCCGCCTGCGCCAGCGTCCACTGCGGCGAGCGCTGGCGATCCGCAGCGCATCCGTCGTGCTCGCACTGAGCGTGACCGCAGGAGCGCTCGGCAGCGTATTCAAGGATTTCTCGGGGGAAATGCGCAACCACAAGGAACTGCGCTACCTGATCACGCCGGCCGCTCCGCTCTGGTCGCTGGCACGCGTGCTGACCCGGGACGCGCACGCGGCCAGCGTGCCGCGCCGGCCGGTCGGCGCGGATGCCCGCCTGGGGGCGAGTTGGGCCGCGGCAAAAAAGCCGGTCCTGTTCGTGATCGTGGTCGGCGAGACCGCGCGCGCGGCCAACTGGGGGCTGAACCGCGGGGCCGGGCAGTCTCCGGCCCACGACACTACGCCCGAGCTTGCCGAGCGCCAGGTCGTCAATTTTCCGGACGTGACCAGTTGCGGCACCAACACCGAGGTGTCGGTCCCCTGCATGTTCTCGGTGCAGGGACGGCGACACTACGACGAGGACGCCATCCACAGCAGCGAATCCCTGCTCGACACCCTGCGGCACGCCGGCCTGCGGGTGGTATGGATCGACAACCAGTCTGGCTGCAAGGGCGTGTGCGCAGGCGTGGAGAGCATGCGTCCGGAGCCGGCCAGCCTGCCGGAGCTGTGCCAGGGCGAGCGCTGCCTCGATGCAGCCCTGCTTGAAAGCAGTCGCAGCCTGCTGCGCGATGCCGACGGCAACCTCGTGCTGGTCCTGCATCAGCTCGGCAACCACGGTCCCGCCTACTTTCGCCGCTACCCGGACGCCTTCCGCCGCTTCATGCCCACCTGCGACGACGAGGACCTGTCGCAATGCAGCCGCGAACAGATCGCCAACAGCTACGACAACGCCCTGCTGTACACCGATCATGTGCTCGCGCGCACCATCGACCTGTTGCAGGAGCTGACCCCGCGCTACGACACCGCGCTGCTCTACGTCTCGGACCACGGCGAGTCGCTCGGCGAAAAAGGCCTCTACCTGCACGGCCTGCCGTACTCGATCGCCCCCGCGGAACAGACCCGCGTGCCGATGGTGATGTGGCTGTCGTCCGGCTTCGCCGCCCGCAACCGGGTCGCCCCGGTCTGCCTGCGCGCGCAGGCCACCAGGCCCACCTCACACGACAACCTCTTCCACACCGTCCTCGGCCTGCTCGATGTGAACACCTCGGTGCATGACCAGACGCTGGATCTCACCGCACCCTGCCGGAGCTGA
- a CDS encoding sensor histidine kinase gives MASATNSSTAESAAHHGGRRWLSGGMRIRIAVSVTAMLLVLIVAQSLALVGLYEEMEEEFIDGTLDEQLQYSIEHSRQLGILIGPQTPHMALYRFTPGAELPQGLSPELAGLPLGNHEDWSSGRELHVAVREADSQRYVLVYDESEHRARESAVTTAVVIGGLMLVALSFVLAYAIAGRMTRGLETLAERVEGERDGTPFAEESLDAELLAVARALDRAEARQAAVLARERDFSANLSHELRTPLAGIRSDAEMLLTDRTLSDKARRRAERIIATTDRTTTLAHSLLLLAREARPQVVEPVNLGAAVHSAWSRLHPAGAEALTIRIDPQAEVATDPNLLALVLHNLLENALRHGEGHAIEVVLEGRRLEVRDRGAGFGTEDPMRCFERFRRGGSKPGHGLGLALVRHICTACGWSVHAANRPDGGACLTIDFGAGPTSA, from the coding sequence ATGGCCTCGGCTACAAACTCGTCAACCGCTGAGAGCGCCGCACACCACGGCGGACGGCGCTGGCTGTCGGGCGGCATGCGCATCCGGATCGCGGTGTCGGTCACGGCCATGCTGCTCGTCCTCATCGTCGCGCAGTCGCTCGCCCTGGTGGGACTCTACGAGGAGATGGAAGAAGAGTTCATCGACGGCACGCTCGACGAGCAACTGCAGTACAGCATCGAGCACAGCCGCCAGCTCGGCATCCTGATCGGGCCGCAGACGCCGCACATGGCTCTGTACCGTTTCACCCCGGGGGCGGAACTGCCGCAAGGGCTGAGCCCGGAACTGGCCGGGCTTCCGCTCGGCAACCACGAGGACTGGTCCTCCGGGCGCGAACTGCACGTCGCCGTCCGCGAGGCCGACAGCCAGCGCTACGTCCTCGTCTATGACGAATCCGAGCATCGCGCGCGCGAGTCCGCGGTGACCACCGCGGTCGTGATCGGCGGCCTGATGCTGGTCGCCTTGTCCTTCGTGCTCGCCTACGCGATCGCGGGCCGGATGACGCGCGGCCTGGAGACGCTCGCCGAACGCGTCGAGGGCGAGCGCGACGGCACCCCTTTCGCCGAGGAAAGTCTCGACGCCGAACTCCTTGCCGTGGCCCGCGCCCTGGACCGGGCCGAGGCCCGGCAGGCGGCCGTGCTCGCGCGCGAGCGCGACTTCAGCGCCAACCTGTCGCATGAGCTGCGCACCCCCCTGGCCGGCATCCGCAGCGACGCCGAAATGCTGCTCACCGACCGCACCCTGTCCGACAAGGCCCGTCGCCGTGCCGAGCGCATCATCGCCACCACCGACCGCACGACCACACTCGCCCACAGCCTGCTGCTGCTCGCCCGCGAGGCCCGGCCGCAAGTCGTCGAGCCGGTCAACCTGGGCGCCGCGGTACACAGCGCATGGAGCCGCCTGCACCCCGCCGGGGCCGAGGCGCTGACGATCCGCATCGACCCCCAGGCCGAAGTCGCGACCGACCCCAACCTGCTGGCGCTGGTGCTGCACAACCTGCTGGAGAACGCACTCCGCCACGGCGAAGGGCACGCGATCGAGGTGGTGCTGGAAGGGCGCCGGCTCGAGGTGCGCGACCGCGGCGCGGGCTTCGGGACGGAAGATCCGATGCGCTGCTTCGAGCGCTTCCGGCGCGGCGGGAGCAAACCGGGACACGGCCTCGGCCTGGCGCTGGTCCGGCACATCTGCACGGCCTGCGGCTGGAGCGTCCACGCCGCGAACCGGCCCGACGGCGGCGCCTGCCTGACGATCGACTTCGGCGCAGGCCCGACGTCGGCGTAG
- a CDS encoding response regulator transcription factor, with protein MHLLIIEDDRTIAENIYEYLEARGHQCDYADSIATASALLARSPFDALVLDRNLPDGDGLALARRLRAEGRATPILVLTARDALEDKLLGFEAGSDDYLVKPFALQELEVRLLALARRSTARPADPVLRHGELEFKAATQEVRLQGRLLALPPKALRLVAELLSQPERVFSRRELEIAVWGHEQDNSDNLRSVLHTLRRAFGDDAPTQVVNVHGLGYKLVNR; from the coding sequence ATGCACCTGCTCATCATCGAAGACGACCGCACGATCGCCGAGAACATCTACGAGTACCTGGAGGCACGCGGCCACCAGTGCGATTACGCCGACTCGATCGCGACGGCATCGGCCTTGCTCGCACGCTCCCCGTTCGATGCGCTGGTCCTCGACCGCAACCTCCCCGACGGCGACGGCCTCGCGCTCGCCCGCCGGCTGCGGGCCGAGGGCCGCGCGACCCCGATCCTGGTGCTGACCGCGCGCGACGCGCTGGAAGACAAGCTCCTCGGCTTCGAGGCCGGCAGCGACGATTACCTGGTAAAGCCCTTCGCCCTGCAGGAGCTCGAGGTGCGCCTGCTGGCGCTGGCGCGGCGCAGCACCGCCCGCCCGGCCGATCCGGTGCTGCGCCACGGCGAACTGGAGTTCAAGGCCGCAACACAGGAAGTACGGCTGCAGGGCCGTCTCCTCGCGCTGCCCCCGAAGGCCCTGCGTCTGGTCGCCGAACTGCTCTCGCAGCCCGAGCGCGTGTTCTCCCGGCGCGAGCTGGAGATCGCGGTCTGGGGCCACGAGCAGGACAACAGTGACAATCTGCGCAGCGTGCTGCACACCCTGCGTCGAGCCTTCGGCGACGACGCCCCCACCCAGGTGGTGAATGTCCATGGCCTCGGCTACAAACTCGTCAACCGCTGA
- a CDS encoding DUF1924 domain-containing protein translates to MGKAPWSGKAGAWPIHPELELNRGFRPSPPRARRAFSFDSFAPLHTGHPIPDEWRTNGIQPARPVEFPTRIKERTMNCKFRTIALSCCIGASAGVLAAPPADLIARYAAEARVADPAFAGFSAARGETLHRTPHAGGKPDTPACTSCHGDDARAPGRTRTGKAIEPMAASVAATRYTDPAKVEKWFKRNCTEVLGRECSAREKGDWLAWVATQ, encoded by the coding sequence ATGGGAAAGGCTCCGTGGTCAGGAAAGGCGGGAGCGTGGCCCATTCATCCTGAACTGGAGCTGAACCGCGGCTTCCGCCCCTCGCCGCCGCGCGCCCGTCGTGCGTTCAGCTTCGATTCATTCGCGCCCTTGCACACTGGGCACCCGATTCCGGACGAATGGCGGACGAATGGCATCCAGCCTGCCCGTCCGGTCGAGTTTCCGACCCGGATCAAGGAGCGAACCATGAACTGCAAATTCCGCACGATCGCATTGTCGTGCTGCATCGGCGCGAGTGCCGGGGTGCTGGCGGCCCCGCCCGCCGATCTGATCGCCCGCTATGCGGCCGAGGCGCGTGTCGCCGACCCCGCTTTTGCGGGCTTCTCGGCCGCTCGTGGCGAAACCCTGCATCGCACCCCCCACGCCGGTGGCAAGCCCGATACCCCGGCATGTACGTCATGTCACGGCGATGATGCGCGCGCACCCGGCCGGACCCGCACCGGCAAGGCCATCGAGCCGATGGCGGCGTCGGTGGCGGCAACGCGCTACACCGATCCGGCGAAAGTCGAGAAATGGTTCAAGCGCAACTGCACCGAGGTCCTGGGCCGCGAGTGCAGCGCTCGCGAGAAGGGCGACTGGCTCGCCTGGGTGGCAACGCAGTAA
- a CDS encoding diheme cytochrome c, whose amino-acid sequence MKTVPFRPLALGVAVLAVTVLLFGRARAGDQDYYPPVTDKITLQECGSCHIAFPPSMLPAASWKRMMGELANHFGDDASVDADTAAAITRYLTGQAGDASGRPGKLLRGLRPGEAPLRITELPKWVHEHDEVPKADWTRKDVGSKANCGACHLDAQQGYFEDD is encoded by the coding sequence ATGAAAACCGTTCCCTTCCGTCCGCTCGCCCTCGGTGTCGCCGTGCTCGCCGTGACCGTACTGCTTTTCGGCCGCGCCCGCGCCGGAGACCAGGATTACTACCCGCCGGTGACCGACAAGATCACGCTGCAGGAGTGTGGCAGCTGTCATATCGCCTTTCCCCCATCGATGCTGCCGGCAGCATCGTGGAAACGCATGATGGGTGAGCTGGCGAACCATTTCGGCGACGACGCCAGCGTCGATGCCGACACCGCCGCCGCGATCACCCGCTACCTGACCGGTCAGGCGGGCGATGCCTCGGGCCGGCCCGGCAAGCTGCTGCGCGGTCTGCGCCCGGGCGAAGCGCCGCTTCGCATCACCGAGTTGCCGAAGTGGGTGCACGAGCACGACGAGGTGCCGAAAGCCGACTGGACGCGCAAGGATGTGGGGAGCAAGGCCAACTGCGGCGCGTGCCACCTCGACGCCCAGCAAGGCTATTTCGAGGACGATTGA
- a CDS encoding ferredoxin reductase family protein, with protein sequence MKRWLSAFLALVTLAWGWTLLSAPGSAGAGPGNPWAVREHALTLTGLWSFALMSLVMVLATRPVWLERPFGGMDRIYRVHKWAGILAIGFAALHWLVELSAGVIKAVFGREGRLPKDRGGDFLEAMRDVAEELGEFAVYALLAMLVLTLWKRFPFRAWRYLHKAMPALYLVLAFHAAFLAPLDYWGQPAGVLLALLIAAGSVASVLALAGWIGRRRRVGGVVESVRESGPGLTQVTCLLDEGWRGHRPGQFAFATFDRFEGAHPFTIAGADRGDRRVTFEIKALGDYTRGLARRLEAGRAVEVEGPYGCFELPRGRGRRGQAWVAGGIGVTPFLAWLEALQATPEQAPDVDFYYCVRDRAADPFVARLEILCAALPAVRLHVISSIHNESLSAEVLGTEVLGDRMGKKEVLEVWFCGPQGLAERLRQGFRDMGAAGIRFHQEVFEMR encoded by the coding sequence GTGAAACGCTGGTTGTCTGCCTTCCTCGCCCTGGTGACGCTGGCATGGGGCTGGACGCTGCTGTCGGCGCCGGGGTCCGCCGGCGCGGGTCCGGGCAATCCGTGGGCGGTGCGCGAACATGCGCTGACGCTCACCGGGCTGTGGTCCTTTGCCCTGATGTCCCTGGTGATGGTGCTCGCCACTCGGCCGGTCTGGCTGGAGCGCCCTTTTGGCGGCATGGACCGTATCTACCGTGTCCACAAATGGGCGGGCATCCTGGCGATCGGCTTTGCCGCGCTGCACTGGCTGGTCGAGCTGTCGGCCGGCGTGATCAAGGCGGTCTTCGGCCGTGAAGGCCGCCTGCCCAAGGATCGCGGCGGCGACTTCCTGGAAGCGATGCGCGACGTTGCCGAGGAACTCGGCGAGTTCGCGGTCTATGCGCTGCTGGCGATGCTGGTGCTGACGCTATGGAAGCGCTTCCCGTTCAGGGCCTGGCGTTACCTGCATAAAGCGATGCCGGCGCTGTACCTGGTGCTGGCCTTTCATGCCGCCTTCCTGGCGCCGCTCGATTACTGGGGGCAGCCGGCCGGCGTCCTGCTTGCGCTGCTGATCGCCGCCGGATCGGTTGCCAGCGTGCTGGCCCTGGCGGGCTGGATCGGCCGCCGCCGTCGCGTCGGCGGGGTGGTGGAGTCGGTGCGCGAATCCGGCCCCGGCCTCACCCAGGTCACCTGTCTCCTGGACGAGGGCTGGCGCGGGCATCGCCCTGGGCAATTCGCCTTTGCCACCTTCGACCGCTTCGAGGGCGCCCATCCGTTCACGATCGCCGGCGCCGATCGTGGCGACCGCCGCGTCACCTTCGAGATCAAGGCGCTGGGCGACTACACCCGGGGCTTGGCCCGGCGGCTCGAGGCGGGCCGGGCGGTGGAGGTCGAGGGGCCTTATGGCTGCTTCGAGCTGCCGCGCGGACGAGGCCGGCGGGGCCAGGCGTGGGTCGCCGGCGGGATCGGCGTGACCCCGTTCCTCGCCTGGCTGGAAGCGTTGCAGGCGACGCCGGAGCAGGCCCCCGACGTGGACTTCTATTATTGCGTGCGCGACCGTGCCGCGGACCCATTCGTCGCCCGGCTCGAAATCTTGTGCGCGGCGCTTCCGGCGGTGCGGCTGCACGTCATCAGCAGCATCCACAACGAAAGCTTGAGTGCGGAAGTTCTGGGCACGGAAGTCCTGGGCGATCGCATGGGGAAAAAGGAGGTGCTCGAAGTCTGGTTCTGCGGCCCGCAAGGCCTCGCCGAGCGGCTGCGCCAGGGGTTCCGTGACATGGGCGCGGCCGGCATCCGCTTCCATCAGGAGGTGTTCGAAATGCGCTGA